Genomic window (Microthrixaceae bacterium):
CCCGGCCGCGGGCACCCGGTCGGTTCCGTTCACGGGTGAGTTGTGGATCGAACAGGAGGACTTCATGGCCGACCCGCCGCCGAAGTACTTCCGCCTCACCCCCGGCCGTGAGGTGCGCCTTCGCAACGCCTATTTCGTGACCGCGACCGAGGCCGTCACCGATGACGACGGAAACATCATCGAGGTGCTCGCCACCTACGACCCCGAGACCAAGGGCGGCAACGCCCCCGATGGCCGCAAGGTGAAATCGACGATGCACTGGGTGTCACGACCCCACGCCGTCGAGGCGACGGTGCATCGTTACGAGCGCCTGTTCCGAGCGGCACATCCGGGTTCTGAGACCGGTGATGTGCTCGACGACCTCGATCCGAACAGCCGCGTGACCACCTCCGCACGTGTCGAGCCGGCACTGGGGGAGATCGCGCCCGGGGAAGTCGTGCAGTTCGAACGACTCGGATATTTCGCGGCCGACCTCGACGATCCGAGCGTGTTCCATCGCACGGTGGGGTTGCGCGACGAGTGGGCGAATATCCAGAAGCAGAAGAAGTAGGGCGCCTGGCCCTCAGGAGACGGTGCGAGAATTGCGTTCTCGTTCGCGAGATCGATATTCTTCGACCGGGTAAGTACGGGAGGCTGCTGATGAACGACGTCGTGACCGTTACGCCGGTGGCGGGATCGCTCGGCGCTGAGATCTCTGGAGTTGACCTCGGCGCCGAGCTGGACAGCGGCACGGTCGCCGCCATCCGGGCCGCATGGCTCGAGCACTTGGTGCTGTTCTTCCGCGATCAGCCGCTCACCCCGGAACAGTTCCTTGGGTTCGCCCGCACGATCGGCGAACCGGTCGAGTACAAGTTCGTTCCCGGAATCGACGGCTTTCCCGAGATCATCTCGGTGCTCAAGGAGGCCGATGAAACGGTGAATTTCGGCGGAATCTGGCACAGCGACGGCACCTACAACGACGAACCGCCCATGGCGACAATGCTCGTTGCCCGTGAGATCCCGCCCTATGGCGGCGACACGATGTTCGCCAACATGTACGACGCGTACGAGGCGCTGTCACCAGCGATGCGCGAGTTGCTCGATCCGTTGAAGGCGGTGAACAGCTCGGCGTTGGCCGATGTCTCCAAGACCCGCGAGGACCGCTACCGCGAATCGCACGACGACGATGACGAGGTTCCGCTGTATGAGGCGGTGCACCCGGTGGTGCGCACCCATCCGGAGACGGGCCGCAAATCGCTGTATGTCAACGTCGCCCACACCGAACGCTTCGACGCGATGACCGTTGAGGAGAGCCGCCCGCTGTTGGAGTTCCTGTTCCAACACCAGGTGCGTCCCGAGTTCACTTGCCGGTTCGTGTGGAAGCCGGGATCAATCGCCATGTGGGACAACCGCTGCGCCATGCACAACCCGGTGAACGACTACCACGGGTTCCGCCGCATGATGCACCGCATCACGCTCCGCGGCGAGCAGCCGGCCTAAGCCCGCCTCAATCTCGCGTTTTGTAGGTACTTTCTGTTGCTGTGGCAACAGAAAGTACCTACAGAACCGTCTTGGCTGGGCCGACCGCCGGTCGTTGCGTCACGGCCGTGGTGATGGCTGCGCTGTCAACACTGGTTGCGTGTGGCGGCGGTGAGGCGGCGACATCGCCGGCCTCGACTGCCCGCCCCGAGGCGACCTCGACGACA
Coding sequences:
- a CDS encoding TauD/TfdA family dioxygenase, producing MNDVVTVTPVAGSLGAEISGVDLGAELDSGTVAAIRAAWLEHLVLFFRDQPLTPEQFLGFARTIGEPVEYKFVPGIDGFPEIISVLKEADETVNFGGIWHSDGTYNDEPPMATMLVAREIPPYGGDTMFANMYDAYEALSPAMRELLDPLKAVNSSALADVSKTREDRYRESHDDDDEVPLYEAVHPVVRTHPETGRKSLYVNVAHTERFDAMTVEESRPLLEFLFQHQVRPEFTCRFVWKPGSIAMWDNRCAMHNPVNDYHGFRRMMHRITLRGEQPA